The following are encoded in a window of Gramella sp. MT6 genomic DNA:
- a CDS encoding heavy metal translocating P-type ATPase → MSKHNHGCCKPHNSGIFGERTELIFAVLSGIFLLAGFILDTFSELPFIYIIIPYLISYGFGGYYTLKEAIEEISHGRFQIDFLMLVAAIGAALLDKWAEGALLLFLFSLGHALEHLAMDKATKSIESLTKLSPKIALRKVNGDYVEVKIEDLKIGDVIRIKPNSAVSADGILISGKTSVNQAPITGESIPVDKIPVEDSDKKYNSVADIPAKNRVYAGTINGDSSIEVKVIKESQDSTLNRLITMVQEAQEKKSPTQLLADKFEKYYVPAVLILIIILNFAFLVIDESWQDSFYRSMAALVAASPCALAISTPSAVLSGIARAAKGGVLIKGGKPLEDLGTLRALAFDKTGTLTEGKPELTDIVLLNGLSNDDFLRKVIALESSSNHPLAKAVVRDGKKRMKELNGIPEAMNSEAIQGKGIKGKVDGDLVRIGNLELYEESGGVPVEVQEKVKKLEREGKTVMLVRNNEEFSGILGLMDTPRKAAKSTLAKLKKIGIRKMIMLTGDNQEVADAVASEIGLTDAYGSLLPEEKVERIKQLEKEEHKIAMVGDGVNDAPAMANSTVGIAMGAAGSDVALETADIALMADKLEILPFAIALSRKAQQIVKQNLWISLGVVALLLPATIFGWANIGIAVVFHEGSTIVVVLNALRLLGFKDKYSSV, encoded by the coding sequence ATGTCTAAGCATAATCACGGGTGCTGCAAACCTCATAATTCTGGAATTTTTGGCGAAAGAACAGAACTGATTTTCGCTGTTTTGAGCGGTATTTTTCTTTTAGCCGGATTCATATTGGACACCTTTAGCGAGCTCCCTTTTATCTATATAATCATACCTTATCTTATATCCTATGGTTTTGGCGGATACTATACCTTAAAGGAAGCTATAGAAGAGATCTCTCATGGCCGTTTTCAAATAGATTTTCTCATGCTTGTGGCTGCAATTGGAGCAGCCTTGCTAGATAAATGGGCTGAAGGCGCCTTATTATTATTCCTATTTAGCCTTGGCCACGCTTTGGAACACCTGGCGATGGATAAGGCTACAAAATCCATAGAGTCCTTAACCAAGTTATCCCCTAAAATCGCACTTCGAAAGGTGAATGGTGATTATGTTGAGGTAAAAATAGAAGATCTTAAGATTGGTGATGTTATAAGGATCAAGCCGAATTCGGCGGTGAGTGCAGATGGAATACTAATTAGCGGGAAAACAAGTGTAAACCAGGCACCCATAACGGGTGAGAGTATTCCGGTAGATAAAATTCCGGTAGAGGATTCTGATAAAAAATATAATTCGGTAGCCGATATCCCTGCTAAGAACAGGGTTTATGCCGGAACGATCAATGGCGATAGCAGCATTGAAGTTAAGGTGATTAAAGAATCGCAGGATTCTACTCTTAACCGTTTGATCACAATGGTTCAGGAAGCTCAGGAAAAGAAATCTCCAACCCAGTTACTGGCAGATAAATTTGAAAAATATTATGTCCCGGCGGTACTCATACTTATCATTATCTTGAATTTTGCTTTCCTGGTGATCGATGAAAGCTGGCAGGATAGTTTTTACCGTTCCATGGCGGCGCTGGTGGCTGCAAGCCCATGTGCTCTGGCAATTTCAACGCCCTCTGCTGTTTTAAGCGGAATTGCCCGGGCGGCGAAAGGAGGAGTTCTCATTAAAGGAGGAAAACCTCTGGAAGACCTCGGTACTCTACGTGCCCTGGCCTTTGATAAGACCGGGACCCTTACCGAAGGAAAGCCTGAACTAACCGATATCGTATTGCTTAATGGACTTTCGAATGATGATTTTTTAAGAAAGGTCATCGCTCTGGAAAGTTCCAGTAACCATCCTTTAGCTAAAGCCGTTGTGCGTGATGGAAAGAAGCGAATGAAAGAATTGAATGGAATTCCTGAAGCCATGAATTCTGAAGCCATCCAGGGAAAAGGGATAAAAGGTAAGGTTGATGGTGACCTGGTAAGAATAGGGAATCTTGAACTTTATGAAGAATCTGGAGGAGTTCCTGTAGAGGTTCAGGAAAAAGTAAAAAAACTGGAGAGGGAAGGTAAGACCGTTATGCTTGTTCGAAACAATGAGGAATTCAGCGGAATTCTCGGACTTATGGACACCCCCCGGAAAGCGGCTAAATCTACCCTCGCTAAATTGAAAAAGATCGGTATCAGAAAAATGATCATGTTAACCGGCGATAACCAGGAGGTTGCAGATGCAGTTGCTTCAGAGATAGGACTCACCGATGCCTACGGAAGCCTATTGCCAGAGGAGAAGGTAGAACGTATTAAGCAGCTGGAAAAAGAAGAGCACAAGATCGCAATGGTGGGTGATGGGGTTAATGACGCACCGGCTATGGCCAATAGTACGGTGGGAATTGCAATGGGCGCAGCCGGAAGCGACGTGGCATTGGAAACAGCAGATATTGCCCTTATGGCAGATAAGTTGGAAATACTACCTTTCGCTATTGCCTTGAGCCGAAAAGCACAGCAGATCGTGAAACAAAATCTTTGGATAAGTCTAGGCGTAGTGGCCTTATTGCTGCCGGCGACCATTTTCGGATGGGCCAATATCGGCATCGCGGTGGTTTTCCATGAAGGCTCTACCATTGTGGTAGTATTAAATGCTTTAAGATTATTGGGATTCAAGGATAAATATAGTTCTGTATAA
- a CDS encoding alpha/beta hydrolase-fold protein, with protein sequence MKISRLVLVSFWFLLIFTACEEDPIEEEWINQEAVELNYNRVGDSEGYVKSKLQNRVLNCEALQGNFIGNRFTRKLQIYTPPGYKMNGEHPYPVVYLLHGEPFSEKAFIDKQLFIDYIAPYPIWTQIPDFPEEGFRLWMDGLINDGLIEPMIIVMPNAGTGPYGFSMYSNSALNGNFEDYIVNDLVEYMDSHYNTIADPSGRAVIGHSQGGYAAFKFGMLHPDVFGTVASHSGLLFVDALFSLADVIKQENPDGFTGPDPTKFFTSAMYAFSAAWSPNLNKPPFYVDLPLEFGEDGNLYPVPEVIALWYQNDIFNLLDYYNADFKSLDGIYLDVGIYDELGTHLAHQPVLAKMNYYNVDYTFETYEGGHHTHMFERLARALEFFSNNME encoded by the coding sequence ATGAAAATTTCAAGATTAGTATTGGTAAGCTTCTGGTTTCTATTGATTTTCACAGCATGTGAAGAGGATCCCATAGAAGAAGAATGGATTAACCAGGAAGCTGTAGAACTCAACTATAATAGAGTTGGGGATAGTGAAGGATACGTGAAGAGTAAACTACAAAACAGGGTTTTGAACTGTGAAGCTCTTCAGGGGAATTTTATCGGAAACCGCTTTACCAGGAAACTACAAATTTATACTCCGCCGGGATATAAAATGAATGGGGAGCATCCTTATCCCGTAGTATACCTGTTACATGGGGAGCCTTTTTCAGAAAAAGCATTTATAGATAAACAGCTGTTCATTGATTATATAGCGCCATACCCCATCTGGACCCAAATACCTGATTTTCCCGAAGAAGGATTCAGGCTTTGGATGGATGGTCTCATAAACGATGGCCTTATTGAACCCATGATCATCGTGATGCCTAATGCGGGCACAGGGCCTTATGGTTTTAGTATGTATTCAAATTCTGCTCTTAACGGAAATTTTGAAGACTACATTGTTAATGACCTGGTAGAGTATATGGATTCACATTACAATACAATCGCAGACCCATCAGGTCGTGCCGTAATAGGTCATTCTCAGGGAGGGTATGCTGCCTTTAAATTTGGTATGTTACATCCAGATGTCTTTGGTACCGTAGCCAGCCATAGCGGACTATTATTTGTAGATGCATTATTTTCTTTAGCTGATGTTATTAAGCAGGAAAACCCAGACGGTTTTACCGGACCCGATCCTACTAAATTTTTCACCAGTGCTATGTATGCTTTTAGCGCAGCCTGGTCACCAAATCTTAACAAACCTCCTTTTTATGTAGATCTGCCTTTAGAGTTTGGTGAAGATGGAAATTTATATCCGGTTCCTGAAGTTATCGCTCTATGGTACCAGAATGATATTTTTAATCTATTAGACTATTATAATGCTGATTTTAAATCGCTAGACGGGATTTACCTGGATGTGGGAATATATGATGAACTGGGTACTCATCTCGCTCATCAACCGGTATTGGCTAAAATGAATTATTATAATGTTGATTATACTTTTGAAACTTACGAAGGTGGTCATCATACGCATATGTTTGAACGATTAGCGCGAGCTCTGGAGTTCTTTTCAAATAATATGGAATAA
- a CDS encoding YqiA/YcfP family alpha/beta fold hydrolase produces the protein MNILYLHGLKSKLSPEKRKILEQYGEVFAPGINYENQHIQPVEILKQYPDTHFNVVIGSSMGALNAFIISENIGRPALLFNPPLKKYRPIKFESYHTKGLHPKHIFLGGSDDIVDPADTLKFLGNYKAADLSIKLDQKNGHRIPIHIFEEQVASFFSSICN, from the coding sequence ATGAACATATTATATCTACACGGACTCAAAAGCAAACTTAGTCCTGAAAAAAGAAAAATTTTAGAACAATACGGTGAGGTCTTCGCTCCCGGGATCAATTATGAAAATCAACATATTCAACCTGTTGAAATTCTAAAGCAATATCCGGACACTCACTTCAATGTTGTAATTGGCAGCAGTATGGGAGCATTGAACGCTTTTATTATTTCTGAAAATATAGGCAGGCCTGCCCTGCTATTTAATCCACCCTTGAAAAAATATCGCCCGATAAAATTTGAATCTTATCATACTAAAGGCTTACACCCAAAGCATATTTTCCTGGGAGGAAGTGATGACATTGTAGATCCTGCCGATACTTTAAAATTCCTGGGAAACTATAAAGCTGCAGATCTTAGCATAAAGTTAGACCAGAAAAATGGACATCGAATTCCTATCCATATTTTCGAGGAACAGGTTGCCAGTTTCTTTTCCAGTATTTGTAATTAA
- a CDS encoding DUF2914 domain-containing protein produces MKRTLVRYRNTAFGRFVFRHQKYAPILFFMGGFIFDTLTLGRIDRVYDTVVLCSHMTLLSITLYLFNTVDDDKWEGTFIERYSEYLPLAIQFFFGALSSAFVIYFFRSVSMSKTMFFFILLVLLLFANEFLKKKISNKYLQFSVYFFISFTFFAFIIPTLIKEMNTFIFIISGLISLGCTMALITFIYISSPGTRAEISLKKLISLILSIYITINVFYYFNLIPPVPLAMDTGLVAHDVRKINNEYIVTYENNPWYIFWRKHDTNFHHQAGERVYVFTSVFAPTDLKKSIFHRWKWYNPETRKWEVTDDIDFEVAGGRDRGFRGYTYKNNLKEGQWKVEVVTEEELILGIVDFEIKNTAEAHRGGMVKKSF; encoded by the coding sequence ATGAAAAGAACTTTAGTAAGATATAGAAATACTGCTTTTGGAAGGTTTGTTTTTCGCCATCAAAAGTACGCTCCCATTCTTTTTTTTATGGGTGGTTTTATTTTTGATACCCTGACCTTAGGGCGGATAGATCGTGTTTATGACACAGTGGTACTTTGCTCGCATATGACCTTATTATCCATAACGCTTTATTTATTTAATACGGTGGATGATGACAAGTGGGAAGGCACTTTTATCGAACGTTATTCCGAATATCTACCGCTAGCCATACAGTTCTTCTTTGGCGCACTTTCAAGTGCTTTTGTCATCTATTTTTTCAGAAGTGTGTCCATGTCAAAAACCATGTTTTTTTTCATACTGCTGGTTCTGCTCTTATTTGCAAACGAGTTTCTTAAAAAGAAGATCTCCAACAAATACCTTCAGTTCAGTGTTTATTTTTTTATAAGTTTTACCTTTTTCGCCTTTATTATTCCCACGCTGATCAAGGAAATGAATACCTTTATTTTTATCATTTCGGGGCTTATAAGTTTGGGGTGCACAATGGCGCTCATCACGTTTATTTACATTTCAAGCCCAGGCACAAGAGCTGAGATAAGTCTGAAAAAACTGATCAGTCTTATCCTTTCTATCTACATAACGATCAATGTTTTTTACTATTTCAATCTTATTCCACCAGTGCCACTTGCTATGGATACCGGCTTGGTGGCTCATGATGTGCGAAAAATAAATAACGAATACATCGTTACTTACGAGAATAATCCATGGTATATATTCTGGCGTAAACATGACACCAATTTTCATCATCAGGCAGGTGAAAGAGTTTATGTGTTCACTTCTGTTTTTGCACCTACAGATCTAAAAAAGTCCATTTTTCATAGGTGGAAATGGTATAATCCTGAAACCAGGAAATGGGAAGTTACTGATGACATTGATTTTGAAGTTGCCGGTGGGCGTGATCGTGGTTTCCGTGGATATACCTATAAAAATAACCTTAAGGAAGGCCAATGGAAAGTTGAAGTAGTTACAGAAGAGGAACTAATACTTGGTATTGTGGATTTTGAGATCAAAAACACTGCTGAAGCTCATAGAGGAGGAATGGTAAAGAAATCGTTTTAA
- a CDS encoding transcriptional repressor, with the protein MGEIELVLKEHHIRPTAIRLLMYKFLSERDIAVTLNDIELGFDKSERTTLYRTIKTFEKKGLVHQIDDGTGIAKYALDEKGLGGSHSQDLHLHFHCENCNETVCLTDHKIPHISLPKGYVSKDMNLVIKGICDKCSVK; encoded by the coding sequence ATGGGAGAGATAGAGTTAGTTCTTAAAGAACATCATATTAGGCCAACTGCAATAAGACTTTTAATGTATAAGTTCTTAAGTGAACGGGATATTGCTGTTACCTTAAATGACATTGAGTTAGGTTTTGATAAATCTGAACGTACCACCCTTTATCGCACCATCAAAACATTCGAGAAAAAAGGCCTCGTACATCAAATAGACGATGGGACAGGGATCGCTAAATATGCATTAGATGAAAAAGGTCTGGGTGGAAGTCATTCCCAGGATCTGCATTTACACTTTCATTGCGAGAACTGTAACGAAACGGTTTGTTTAACAGATCATAAGATTCCGCATATCAGTTTGCCGAAAGGCTATGTAAGTAAGGATATGAATCTTGTGATAAAGGGTATTTGTGATAAATGTAGTGTAAAGTAA
- a CDS encoding universal stress protein, which produces MKNILIATDFSKEAYCALYYATRLFQEENTTFYIANFFGDKIHASVYSIINEEEFGKIPKLKQDSEIASKEIFHHIVRDTGLSGERFQLISSEKKLVKGIEDLIQSHNIDLVVMGTKSHKGTLNSIAGTNTTRVIEKAFNVPVLIVPRELEFNPPMHIAFASELIFDFNFEALGIVREIAKKFKAEITVIHDGEEIEVSRRQWEHYNSLKSYFKGIPVTIEFSSTHIEISRSIAEFIKNNKVDMLCMEYYKHSGPGKLFREPVVEKIDRHLSFPFLILPAKS; this is translated from the coding sequence ATGAAAAATATCCTAATCGCAACCGATTTTTCCAAAGAAGCCTATTGCGCTCTATATTATGCGACCCGCCTGTTTCAGGAGGAAAATACCACTTTTTATATCGCGAATTTCTTTGGAGATAAGATACATGCTTCTGTGTACAGCATTATTAATGAAGAAGAATTTGGCAAGATCCCCAAACTTAAACAGGATTCAGAAATAGCCAGCAAGGAGATTTTCCATCACATTGTGAGAGATACGGGCCTGAGTGGTGAAAGATTTCAGCTTATAAGTTCAGAAAAGAAATTAGTAAAAGGTATCGAAGACCTTATTCAAAGCCATAATATCGACCTGGTGGTAATGGGTACCAAAAGCCATAAGGGAACTTTAAATAGTATCGCCGGCACTAATACGACCAGAGTTATAGAAAAGGCTTTTAATGTACCTGTGCTTATAGTTCCCCGGGAACTTGAGTTCAACCCTCCAATGCATATCGCCTTTGCCAGCGAACTTATATTTGATTTCAATTTTGAGGCTTTGGGTATTGTCAGGGAGATCGCTAAAAAGTTCAAGGCTGAGATCACGGTGATCCACGATGGAGAAGAAATTGAGGTTTCCAGAAGACAGTGGGAACATTATAATTCACTGAAGTCCTACTTTAAAGGAATACCCGTTACCATTGAATTCTCCTCTACTCATATTGAGATTTCTAGATCTATTGCTGAATTCATTAAGAATAATAAAGTGGATATGTTATGTATGGAATACTATAAACATTCGGGACCAGGAAAACTTTTCAGGGAACCGGTGGTTGAAAAAATAGACCGGCATTTATCATTCCCCTTCCTTATACTTCCGGCAAAATCCTGA
- a CDS encoding zinc-dependent metalloprotease, with protein sequence MIKKVLLFGTLAVLSVGCKTSQPVAETAPKTKKKDSDLKEYSEVITSEAKSDEGLFTTHFVDDKLYFEIPLSLFEKDMLLVSRIAGVPSGFGGGYVNAGSKVNEQVVRWVNRNGNVDMKVISFENQSEEGSPIYKSVQANNFFPILFSAKIEAMNADSTSVVIEASKLFEDEVDAINGISSRLRKRYKVKKLDKSRSYIESAHSYPKNIEVKHVMTYEAEEPPERDQAGTISMLLNQSMILLPENKMQARLADYRVGWFTIDKYDYNSEELKADDYEIIRRWNLVPKDIEAYKKGELVEPVEPIVYYLDPATPEKWRPYFKQGIEDWNVAFEKAGFKNAIIAKDPPTKEEDPEFSPEDVRYSVVRYVASTTRNAVGPSVTDPRTGEIIESDIIWYHNHLRSYRNRFMIEAGAQNANARTLNTPEEEIGEMMRMVIAHEVGHALGLPHNMKASSAYPTDSLRSAEFTQKYGLTPSIMDYARVNYVAQPGDEDVRYIRMMGPYDLYAINWGYRYLPEAQSAQDEKETLDEWILAKAGDPVYEFGNGYGGADPQSQRESLGDDQVKASEYGVANLKKVVPNLVAWTSKNGEGYEDLEEVYRELSYMWRGYISHVITNVGGVYETRKTSDQSGAIYEPVPAKIQEGAVDFLNKEAFTTPNWMLDQDLLSRIESTEAVDRIQSLQTRALENLLEKDRLARMIAAEENGENKVYSVIELMNDLRKGIFSELYNSSKTDSYKRNLQRSYVDIAASYVDELDEREDDEILKSDIMALMRGELQKLKSDINARKNRSGHDLTKYHWNDLIARIDAAILNQA encoded by the coding sequence ATGATAAAAAAAGTACTATTATTTGGGACCCTCGCGGTTCTAAGTGTAGGTTGTAAAACTTCCCAGCCGGTTGCAGAAACTGCTCCAAAGACCAAAAAGAAAGATTCAGATCTCAAGGAGTATTCAGAGGTTATAACATCAGAAGCCAAAAGTGATGAAGGTCTTTTTACCACTCATTTTGTTGACGATAAACTCTATTTTGAGATCCCCCTGTCTCTTTTTGAAAAAGATATGCTGTTAGTTAGCCGTATCGCCGGTGTGCCTTCAGGATTTGGAGGTGGCTATGTGAATGCCGGGTCAAAGGTGAACGAGCAGGTGGTTAGATGGGTAAACCGAAACGGGAATGTAGATATGAAGGTGATCAGTTTCGAGAACCAGAGTGAAGAGGGATCACCTATATACAAGTCTGTACAGGCGAATAACTTTTTTCCGATCCTTTTTAGCGCAAAGATCGAAGCGATGAATGCAGATTCCACTAGTGTGGTCATAGAAGCAAGTAAGCTTTTCGAAGACGAAGTTGATGCTATTAACGGTATTTCTTCCAGGCTAAGGAAAAGGTATAAGGTTAAGAAGCTTGATAAAAGCAGGTCTTATATAGAATCTGCCCATTCCTATCCTAAAAATATCGAGGTAAAACATGTAATGACCTATGAGGCTGAAGAACCACCTGAAAGAGATCAGGCAGGGACGATCTCCATGCTTTTAAATCAATCCATGATCCTTTTACCGGAAAATAAAATGCAGGCCCGCCTTGCCGATTATCGTGTGGGCTGGTTTACCATAGATAAATACGATTATAATTCCGAAGAATTAAAAGCCGATGATTATGAGATCATTCGTCGCTGGAACCTGGTTCCAAAGGATATAGAAGCCTATAAAAAAGGAGAACTGGTTGAGCCGGTAGAGCCTATCGTTTACTACCTGGATCCTGCAACGCCTGAAAAATGGAGGCCTTATTTCAAGCAGGGAATTGAAGACTGGAATGTGGCTTTTGAAAAAGCAGGCTTCAAGAACGCGATCATCGCCAAAGATCCACCTACAAAAGAAGAAGACCCTGAATTTAGTCCGGAAGATGTTCGCTATTCAGTTGTTCGTTATGTTGCCAGCACTACCCGAAATGCGGTAGGTCCTTCTGTGACCGATCCTCGAACCGGGGAGATCATAGAAAGCGATATTATCTGGTACCATAACCATTTAAGATCTTATCGAAATAGATTTATGATCGAAGCTGGAGCGCAAAATGCGAATGCCAGAACTTTAAATACGCCTGAAGAGGAAATTGGTGAAATGATGCGCATGGTGATCGCTCATGAAGTTGGACATGCTTTAGGGCTTCCCCATAATATGAAAGCCAGCTCGGCCTATCCAACAGATTCTTTAAGATCTGCTGAATTCACTCAGAAATACGGGCTTACGCCATCTATTATGGATTATGCCAGGGTGAATTACGTGGCCCAACCAGGGGATGAGGATGTAAGGTATATCCGCATGATGGGTCCTTATGATCTTTATGCTATCAACTGGGGTTATAGATATCTTCCTGAGGCGCAATCTGCACAGGATGAAAAAGAGACTTTGGATGAGTGGATCCTGGCGAAGGCTGGTGACCCGGTCTATGAATTTGGTAATGGCTATGGCGGAGCAGATCCTCAGTCTCAGAGGGAAAGCCTTGGGGATGATCAGGTGAAGGCCAGTGAATATGGAGTTGCCAATCTCAAAAAGGTCGTTCCTAATTTAGTGGCTTGGACGTCTAAAAATGGTGAGGGCTATGAAGACCTGGAAGAGGTCTATCGAGAACTTAGTTATATGTGGAGAGGTTATATTTCGCATGTTATCACTAATGTTGGGGGAGTCTATGAAACTCGTAAGACATCAGATCAATCTGGAGCTATTTATGAGCCAGTGCCAGCGAAGATTCAGGAAGGTGCTGTTGATTTTCTGAACAAGGAAGCTTTTACTACTCCAAACTGGATGCTGGACCAGGATCTTTTAAGCAGAATTGAATCTACAGAAGCTGTAGATAGAATTCAATCCTTACAAACCCGGGCCCTGGAAAATCTATTGGAGAAAGACCGGTTGGCAAGAATGATCGCTGCTGAAGAGAATGGTGAAAATAAAGTCTACTCGGTAATTGAGTTGATGAACGATCTTAGAAAGGGGATATTTAGCGAATTATATAATTCTTCTAAAACAGATAGTTATAAAAGAAACCTGCAAAGGTCTTATGTAGATATCGCTGCTTCCTACGTAGATGAACTTGATGAAAGAGAAGACGATGAGATCCTTAAATCTGATATTATGGCATTGATGAGAGGTGAACTACAGAAACTGAAATCGGACATTAATGCACGCAAAAACAGGTCTGGTCACGATCTTACAAAATATCATTGGAATGATCTAATTGCCAGAATTGATGCGGCAATTTTGAACCAGGCATAA
- a CDS encoding LexA family transcriptional regulator, giving the protein MGTPGSIEIKHFKEVREENNYTQTEFAALLGIKNSTADIERGRTKLSGKIVAELLRQFAINPLWLFGASGQKYLKISKGDVSPKVVTVDNADNENIVLVNQKAAAGYPHNVQDVEWYSQLPAFDIPLPEFRNATYRGFQIEGDSMLPDYRPGEWVMGKAVSSIEEASNNRVYVIVMYDSVLVKKLQKMPDPSKVLLISLNEEYLPLEINVHDIQEIWQVNSKLTFNLDNPSNSGLFQELQQSMEELKRELKSFKS; this is encoded by the coding sequence ATGGGTACACCTGGATCTATTGAAATCAAGCACTTTAAGGAAGTGCGTGAAGAAAATAATTACACTCAAACTGAATTTGCAGCACTTCTCGGTATCAAGAATTCTACCGCCGATATAGAAAGGGGCCGTACTAAACTTTCTGGAAAGATCGTAGCTGAATTGCTAAGGCAATTTGCTATTAACCCTTTATGGTTGTTTGGTGCCAGCGGGCAGAAATATCTGAAGATATCCAAAGGTGATGTAAGCCCTAAAGTAGTTACAGTTGATAATGCCGATAATGAGAATATTGTCTTGGTAAATCAAAAAGCTGCTGCGGGATATCCTCATAACGTTCAGGATGTGGAATGGTATAGTCAGTTACCGGCCTTTGACATTCCGTTACCTGAATTCAGGAATGCTACCTATCGTGGTTTCCAGATAGAAGGGGACAGTATGTTGCCAGATTATCGCCCAGGGGAGTGGGTCATGGGTAAGGCCGTCTCAAGTATAGAGGAAGCAAGCAATAACAGGGTCTATGTAATTGTAATGTATGATTCGGTTTTGGTGAAGAAACTTCAGAAGATGCCAGATCCTTCCAAGGTTTTACTTATTTCTCTTAACGAGGAGTATTTGCCTTTAGAAATTAACGTGCATGATATCCAAGAAATATGGCAGGTGAATTCCAAACTTACCTTTAACCTGGACAATCCTTCAAATAGCGGGCTTTTTCAGGAACTTCAACAATCTATGGAAGAATTAAAACGGGAGTTGAAATCTTTTAAAAGTTAA
- a CDS encoding saccharopine dehydrogenase NADP-binding domain-containing protein, giving the protein MDRQYNIFISGAGGIARAAGLMLAEFSEVIPRIFILNRNLENAREMTEWIKKGSSRSIHIECFELPENKIETDLKKALKKGDILLDCLPGSLAPEMAQLARDFQMHYANLTEYVSETETIKKLAADAETGFLLQTGLAPGYINVLGNHLFQKFCQKFNVDKVDAIALKVGALTKHAVAPHYYGFTWSPVGVATEYLKDAVAIRDFKETSLASLSERASIIINGKTYEEDLTSGGAADLPQSLKGKVRSLDYKTLRFPGHYAWVDSQLKVIGDVPDNIDALQERMEAMIPHIEEDQIILYASAEGMDDKGIRRKLEVSKRILPLKIGKHRLRAIQTTTAAPLLQSALILLEGSAKGVILQSEIETGKFLKGHFIKPIYGDVDSEL; this is encoded by the coding sequence ATGGACAGGCAGTATAATATTTTCATTTCCGGCGCCGGGGGTATTGCCCGGGCCGCTGGTCTCATGCTGGCAGAGTTCAGCGAGGTTATTCCCAGGATCTTTATTCTAAACCGAAACCTGGAAAATGCCCGGGAGATGACAGAATGGATCAAAAAAGGATCTTCCCGAAGTATTCACATCGAGTGTTTTGAGTTACCGGAAAACAAAATCGAAACCGACTTAAAGAAAGCCCTGAAAAAGGGAGATATTTTGTTGGACTGCCTTCCAGGAAGCCTGGCGCCGGAAATGGCTCAATTGGCCAGGGACTTTCAAATGCATTATGCTAATCTCACCGAATATGTTTCAGAAACCGAAACCATAAAGAAACTTGCGGCCGATGCCGAAACAGGATTTTTATTACAAACAGGTTTGGCTCCCGGCTATATCAATGTTCTTGGAAATCATCTGTTTCAGAAATTCTGTCAAAAATTCAATGTTGATAAGGTAGATGCTATTGCGCTTAAAGTAGGCGCACTTACCAAACACGCCGTGGCTCCGCATTATTACGGGTTTACCTGGAGTCCGGTTGGAGTAGCGACAGAATATCTGAAAGATGCCGTGGCGATCCGTGATTTTAAAGAGACTTCCTTGGCCTCCCTTTCAGAAAGAGCCAGCATTATCATTAACGGAAAGACCTACGAAGAGGATCTTACTTCTGGTGGGGCCGCAGACCTGCCTCAAAGTTTAAAGGGGAAAGTAAGGTCGCTGGATTATAAAACGCTGAGGTTTCCGGGGCACTATGCCTGGGTGGATAGCCAGTTAAAAGTGATTGGTGATGTTCCCGATAATATTGATGCTTTGCAGGAAAGAATGGAAGCGATGATTCCGCATATTGAGGAGGACCAGATCATCTTGTATGCTTCTGCCGAGGGTATGGATGATAAAGGGATCAGGCGTAAATTGGAAGTTTCTAAGCGGATCCTGCCACTTAAGATAGGTAAACACAGGCTTCGTGCGATTCAAACCACAACTGCAGCTCCCTTGCTGCAATCTGCTCTTATCTTACTTGAAGGCTCAGCCAAAGGTGTGATCCTGCAATCTGAGATAGAAACCGGAAAATTCTTAAAAGGTCATTTTATAAAGCCTATTTATGGGGATGTGGATTCAGAATTATAG